A stretch of Azospirillum brasilense DNA encodes these proteins:
- a CDS encoding DUF3008 family protein has translation MSKAESKKQQMAAGAALAAKRGEQPESSLRGASKEMAKSMSEKELREMASAKRKDLPARSSKDDAKD, from the coding sequence AGGCGGAGTCCAAGAAGCAGCAGATGGCTGCGGGTGCGGCGCTGGCCGCCAAGCGTGGGGAGCAGCCAGAATCCAGCCTGCGCGGGGCGTCGAAGGAAATGGCCAAGTCGATGAGCGAGAAAGAACTGCGGGAGATGGCCTCCGCCAAGCGCAAGGATCTGCCCGCCCGCAGTTCAAAGGATGACGCAAAGGATTGA
- a CDS encoding carbohydrate ABC transporter permease gives MDKPVNQGAWLLVLPVLLIVAFSAILPLMTVVNYSVQDTFGNNQFFWNGIGWYQELLDPSTDLGGRFFDALWRNLLFSLLILLIEVPLGIAVALSMPRHGWRVAATLVVLALPLLIPWNVVGTIWQIFAREDIGLLGWAVNRLGIPYNYTADPLSAWVTIVTMDVWHWTSLVALLCYAGLRSIPDAFYQAARIDGASRWAVFRNIQLPKMHRVLLIAVLLRFMDSFMIYTEPFVVTGGGPGNSTTFVSIDLVKLALGQFDLGKAAALSIVYNLIILAVCWVFYTVMTRMDAQRN, from the coding sequence ATGGACAAGCCCGTCAACCAGGGGGCATGGCTGCTCGTCCTGCCGGTTCTGCTGATCGTCGCCTTCTCGGCCATCCTGCCGCTGATGACGGTGGTCAACTACTCGGTGCAGGACACCTTCGGGAACAACCAGTTCTTCTGGAACGGCATCGGCTGGTACCAGGAGCTTCTCGACCCCTCCACCGACCTCGGCGGGCGCTTCTTCGACGCGCTGTGGCGCAACCTGCTGTTTTCGCTGCTGATCCTGCTGATCGAGGTGCCGCTGGGCATCGCCGTGGCGCTGAGCATGCCGCGCCACGGTTGGCGGGTGGCGGCGACGCTGGTGGTGCTGGCGCTGCCGCTGCTGATCCCGTGGAACGTCGTCGGCACCATCTGGCAGATCTTCGCCCGCGAGGACATCGGCCTGCTGGGCTGGGCGGTCAACCGGCTGGGCATCCCCTACAACTACACGGCGGACCCGCTGTCGGCCTGGGTGACCATCGTGACGATGGACGTCTGGCACTGGACCTCGCTGGTGGCGCTGCTCTGCTACGCCGGCCTGCGCTCCATCCCGGACGCCTTCTATCAGGCCGCAAGAATCGACGGGGCGTCGCGCTGGGCGGTGTTCCGCAATATCCAGCTGCCGAAGATGCACCGGGTGCTGCTGATCGCCGTGCTGCTGCGCTTCATGGACAGCTTCATGATCTACACCGAGCCCTTCGTGGTGACCGGCGGCGGCCCCGGCAACTCCACCACCTTCGTGTCGATCGACCTTGTGAAGCTGGCGCTGGGGCAGTTCGACCTGGGCAAGGCCGCGGCGCTGTCCATCGTCTACAACCTGATCATCCTGGCGGTCTGCTGGGTCTTCTACACGGTCATGACCCGCATGGACGCGCAACGGAATTAG
- a CDS encoding DUF2160 domain-containing protein, protein MDIVTEHLAWMAWTWQTGAFFAVIAGLLTLLTVLALNRPEVARPGVLGITTTRGDRLFITLLGSAFIHLAWLGLVGGEVHYATALSLLYAAAVFRWV, encoded by the coding sequence ATGGACATCGTCACCGAACATCTGGCCTGGATGGCCTGGACCTGGCAGACCGGCGCCTTCTTCGCCGTCATCGCCGGGCTGCTGACCCTGCTCACCGTCCTGGCGCTCAACCGGCCGGAGGTGGCGCGCCCCGGCGTGTTGGGGATCACCACGACGCGCGGCGACCGGCTGTTCATCACGCTGCTCGGCAGCGCCTTCATCCACCTCGCCTGGCTGGGGCTGGTGGGCGGGGAGGTGCACTACGCGACGGCGCTTTCGCTTCTCTACGCCGCGGCGGTCTTCCGCTGGGTGTGA
- the glpK gene encoding glycerol kinase GlpK — protein MSEAGHVLAIDQGTTSTRAIVFDRQGVPAGVARREFAQHYPNDGWVEHDPEDIWRDTVAVMRGAVDEAGLNASDIAAIGITNQRETTVVWDRRTGEPVHRAIVWQDRRTADLCRKLVEEGCGPLVRRKTGLLIDSYFSATKIAWILDHVPGARERAERGELCFGTIDSFLLHRLTGGRVHATDATNASRSMVFDIHRQDWDDELLALFRIPRAMMPEVLDSSAEFGATEPDLLGRAIPITGIAGDQQAATFGQACFEPGMVKSTYGTGCFALLNTGDEPVESRSNMLTTVAYRLDGRTTYALEGSIFIAGAAIKWLRDGLGIITHASQTDDMATRIPDSHGVYLVPAFVGLGAPHWDPEARAAVFGLTLDAGPAHIARAALEAVAFQTRDLRDAMISDWSASHKATSDALRVDGGMAANDWLCQFLADVLDLPVERPAVIETTALGAAGLAGLKAGVYRNQAALAGAWRCDRRFEPRMDAAKRARLYEGWLDAVRRVRRER, from the coding sequence ATGTCTGAAGCCGGCCACGTCCTCGCCATCGATCAGGGCACCACCTCCACCCGCGCCATCGTCTTCGACCGGCAGGGCGTTCCCGCCGGGGTGGCCCGGCGCGAGTTCGCGCAGCATTATCCGAACGACGGCTGGGTGGAGCACGATCCGGAGGACATCTGGCGCGACACCGTGGCGGTGATGCGGGGCGCCGTGGACGAGGCCGGGCTGAATGCGTCCGACATCGCCGCCATCGGCATCACCAACCAGCGCGAAACCACCGTCGTCTGGGATCGCCGCACGGGCGAGCCGGTGCACCGCGCCATCGTCTGGCAGGACCGCCGCACCGCCGACCTCTGCCGCAAGCTGGTGGAGGAGGGCTGCGGGCCGCTGGTGCGGCGCAAGACCGGTCTGCTGATCGACTCCTACTTCTCCGCCACCAAGATCGCCTGGATTCTCGACCATGTCCCCGGCGCGCGGGAGCGGGCGGAGCGGGGTGAGCTGTGCTTCGGAACCATCGACAGCTTCCTGCTGCACCGGCTGACCGGCGGGCGGGTGCACGCCACCGACGCGACCAACGCCTCGCGCAGCATGGTCTTCGACATTCATCGCCAGGACTGGGACGACGAGCTTCTCGCCCTGTTCCGCATCCCCCGCGCCATGATGCCGGAGGTGCTGGACAGCAGCGCCGAGTTCGGCGCGACGGAGCCGGACCTGCTGGGCCGCGCCATCCCGATCACCGGCATCGCCGGCGACCAGCAGGCGGCCACCTTCGGGCAGGCCTGCTTCGAGCCGGGCATGGTGAAGTCCACCTACGGCACCGGCTGCTTCGCCCTGCTGAACACCGGCGACGAGCCGGTGGAATCGCGTTCCAACATGCTGACCACCGTCGCCTATCGGCTGGACGGGCGGACGACCTACGCGTTGGAGGGTTCCATCTTCATCGCCGGGGCGGCCATCAAGTGGCTGCGCGACGGGCTGGGGATCATCACCCACGCCTCCCAGACCGACGACATGGCGACCCGCATACCGGACAGCCACGGCGTCTATCTGGTGCCGGCCTTCGTGGGCCTGGGCGCTCCCCATTGGGACCCCGAGGCCCGTGCCGCCGTCTTCGGCCTGACGCTGGACGCCGGCCCGGCCCACATCGCCCGCGCCGCGCTGGAGGCCGTGGCCTTCCAGACGCGCGACCTGCGTGACGCCATGATCTCCGACTGGTCGGCCTCGCACAAGGCGACCTCCGACGCGCTGCGGGTGGACGGCGGCATGGCGGCGAACGACTGGCTGTGCCAGTTCCTTGCCGATGTGCTGGACCTGCCGGTGGAACGCCCGGCGGTGATCGAGACGACTGCGCTGGGCGCTGCCGGGCTGGCCGGGCTGAAGGCGGGAGTCTATCGCAATCAGGCGGCGTTGGCCGGCGCCTGGCGCTGCGACCGCCGGTTCGAGCCGCGAATGGACGCGGCCAAGCGCGCCCGCCTGTACGAGGGATGGCTGGACGCCGTGCGCCGCGTGCGCCGCGAACGCTGA
- a CDS encoding SDR family NAD(P)-dependent oxidoreductase: MTLLGEDLRGKRVLVTGSSRGIGAAVGTAFASLGARVALHGSGGSDAAARLALALTAGGTEVYAVHGDFRDPRAVEAAVDAAVQALGGLDILVNNAGTMVGRVPLERIGDDFLDEVIDLNLRSVVVACRRALPALRAAGGGAIVNTVSISARTGGSPGSSIYSASKAFVSTFTRSLAAELAPDRIRVNAVSPGTIDTDFHQRYSSPEKLAATAARIPLGRLGTAEDCVGAYLFLASEALSGYITGQVIEVNGGQLMA, encoded by the coding sequence ATGACTCTGTTGGGCGAGGATCTGCGCGGCAAGCGCGTGCTGGTGACCGGAAGCAGCCGTGGCATCGGGGCGGCGGTGGGCACCGCCTTCGCCAGCCTGGGCGCGCGGGTGGCGCTCCACGGGTCGGGCGGCAGCGATGCCGCGGCGAGGCTGGCGCTCGCCCTCACGGCGGGCGGGACGGAGGTCTATGCGGTCCATGGCGACTTCCGCGACCCGCGCGCCGTGGAGGCGGCGGTGGACGCGGCGGTGCAGGCGCTGGGCGGTTTGGACATCCTCGTCAACAACGCCGGCACCATGGTCGGGCGGGTGCCGCTGGAACGGATCGGCGACGATTTCCTGGACGAGGTGATCGACCTCAACCTGCGCTCCGTCGTCGTGGCCTGCCGGCGCGCCCTGCCAGCCCTGCGCGCCGCGGGGGGCGGGGCCATCGTCAACACGGTGTCGATCTCAGCCCGCACCGGGGGCAGCCCCGGCTCCTCGATCTACAGCGCGTCAAAGGCCTTCGTCTCGACCTTCACCCGCTCCCTGGCGGCGGAGCTGGCGCCGGACCGCATCCGCGTCAACGCCGTCTCGCCCGGCACCATCGACACCGATTTCCACCAGCGCTACTCCTCGCCGGAGAAGCTGGCGGCGACGGCAGCGCGCATCCCGCTGGGCCGGCTGGGCACGGCGGAGGATTGCGTCGGCGCCTATCTGTTCCTGGCCTCCGAGGCGCTCAGCGGCTACATCACCGGGCAGGTGATCGAGGTGAACGGCGGTCAGCTCATGGCGTGA
- a CDS encoding DedA family protein, with amino-acid sequence MFEWIADMVESGGYAGIALLMLLENVFPPIPSELIMPLAGFVAARGDLSLPLVVLAGTLGSVAGALFWYYAGLWLGSERLKRLAARHGRWLTVAPAQVDEATGWFRRHSGASVLIGRLIPAVRTLISVPAGIAGMGLARFMAYSSIGTALWSLVLAGAGYLLEGQYDKVSGWMDPVAKLVIAAIAAWYAYRVATFRPQEQN; translated from the coding sequence GTGTTCGAGTGGATCGCAGACATGGTCGAAAGCGGCGGCTACGCCGGCATCGCGCTTCTGATGCTGCTGGAAAACGTCTTTCCGCCCATCCCATCGGAACTCATCATGCCGCTGGCCGGCTTCGTCGCCGCCCGCGGGGACCTCAGCCTGCCGCTGGTGGTTCTGGCTGGCACCCTGGGTTCTGTGGCGGGCGCGCTGTTCTGGTACTACGCCGGGCTGTGGCTGGGCAGCGAACGGCTGAAGCGGCTGGCCGCCCGGCATGGCCGCTGGCTGACGGTGGCGCCCGCGCAGGTTGATGAGGCGACGGGCTGGTTCCGCCGGCACAGCGGGGCGTCGGTACTGATCGGGCGCCTGATCCCGGCGGTGCGCACGCTGATCTCTGTTCCCGCGGGGATCGCCGGGATGGGTCTGGCCCGCTTCATGGCCTATTCGAGCATCGGAACGGCGCTGTGGTCGCTGGTTCTCGCCGGGGCGGGTTATTTGCTGGAGGGCCAGTACGACAAGGTGTCGGGATGGATGGACCCGGTGGCCAAGCTGGTCATCGCCGCCATCGCCGCCTGGTACGCCTACCGCGTCGCCACCTTCCGTCCGCAGGAACAGAACTGA
- a CDS encoding ABC transporter substrate-binding protein → MRTLYLASASAAALLLSSAPAFADIEAAKRWIDSEFQPSTLSKEDQLKEMQWFIDAAKPFAGMEINVVSETITTHEYEARTLAKAFSEITGIKLRHDLIQEGDVVEKIQTQMQSGKNIYDAWINDSDLIGTHFRYKQVVPLTDWMEGEGKDVTLPTLDVNDFIGKSFTTAPDGKLYQLPDQQFANLYWFRYDWFTNPDIKAKFKAKYGYELGVPVNWSAYEDIAEFFTNDVKEIDGVKVYGHMDYGKKDPSLGWRFTDAWLSMAGNGDKGLPNGKPVDEWGIRMEGCSPVGSSIERGGDTNGPAAVYSVTKYVEWLKKYAPPQAAGMTFSESGPVPAQGNVAQQMFWYTAFTADMVKDGLPVVNADGTPKWRMAPSPKGAYWKDGMKLGYQDAGSWTLLKSTPVDRRKAAWLYAQFTMAKSVSLKKSHVGLTFIRESDIWDKSFTERAPKLGGLVEFYRSPARVQWTPTGVNVPDYPKLAQLWWQNIGDASSGAKTPQAAMDALAAAQDSVMERLERSGVQGECGPKLNKKESAEFWFAKAEKDGTTAPQRKLSNEKPKGETVDYDQLIKSWPASPPKKAAMAQ, encoded by the coding sequence ATGCGTACCCTGTATCTCGCCTCCGCATCCGCGGCGGCGCTTCTTCTGTCATCGGCCCCGGCCTTCGCCGATATCGAGGCGGCCAAGCGCTGGATCGACAGCGAGTTCCAGCCTTCGACCCTGTCGAAGGAGGATCAGCTGAAGGAAATGCAGTGGTTCATCGACGCCGCCAAGCCCTTCGCCGGCATGGAGATCAACGTCGTCTCCGAGACCATCACCACCCATGAGTACGAAGCCCGGACGCTCGCCAAGGCCTTCAGCGAGATCACCGGCATCAAGCTGCGCCACGACCTAATCCAGGAAGGCGACGTGGTCGAGAAGATCCAGACGCAGATGCAGTCCGGCAAGAACATCTACGACGCCTGGATCAACGACAGCGACCTGATCGGCACCCATTTCCGCTACAAGCAGGTGGTTCCCCTCACCGACTGGATGGAGGGGGAGGGCAAGGACGTGACCCTGCCGACGCTGGACGTGAACGACTTCATCGGTAAGTCCTTCACCACGGCGCCGGACGGCAAGCTCTACCAGCTCCCCGACCAGCAGTTCGCCAACCTCTACTGGTTCCGCTACGACTGGTTCACCAACCCGGACATCAAGGCGAAGTTCAAGGCCAAGTACGGCTACGAGCTGGGCGTCCCGGTCAACTGGTCGGCCTATGAGGACATCGCTGAGTTCTTCACCAACGACGTGAAGGAGATCGACGGCGTCAAGGTCTACGGCCACATGGACTACGGCAAGAAGGACCCGTCGCTGGGCTGGCGCTTCACCGACGCGTGGCTGTCGATGGCCGGCAACGGCGACAAGGGCCTGCCCAACGGCAAGCCGGTGGACGAGTGGGGCATCCGCATGGAGGGCTGCAGCCCGGTCGGCTCCTCCATCGAGCGGGGCGGCGACACCAACGGCCCGGCCGCCGTCTACTCGGTCACCAAATACGTGGAGTGGCTGAAGAAGTACGCGCCGCCGCAGGCCGCGGGTATGACCTTCTCCGAATCCGGCCCGGTGCCGGCCCAGGGCAACGTCGCGCAGCAGATGTTCTGGTACACCGCCTTCACCGCCGACATGGTGAAGGACGGCCTGCCGGTGGTGAACGCCGACGGCACCCCGAAATGGCGCATGGCCCCGTCGCCCAAGGGCGCCTATTGGAAGGACGGAATGAAGCTGGGCTACCAGGACGCCGGGTCCTGGACCCTGCTGAAATCCACCCCGGTGGACCGCCGCAAGGCGGCGTGGCTCTACGCCCAGTTCACCATGGCGAAGTCGGTCAGCCTGAAGAAGAGCCATGTCGGGCTGACCTTCATCCGGGAAAGCGACATCTGGGACAAGAGCTTCACCGAGCGCGCGCCGAAGCTGGGCGGGCTGGTCGAGTTCTACCGCTCCCCCGCGCGCGTGCAGTGGACGCCGACCGGCGTGAACGTGCCGGACTACCCGAAGCTGGCGCAGCTCTGGTGGCAGAACATCGGCGACGCCTCCTCCGGCGCGAAGACCCCGCAGGCGGCCATGGACGCGTTGGCCGCGGCCCAGGACTCGGTGATGGAGCGTCTGGAGCGGTCGGGCGTGCAGGGCGAATGCGGGCCGAAGCTGAACAAGAAGGAGTCGGCGGAGTTCTGGTTCGCCAAGGCCGAGAAGGACGGCACCACCGCGCCGCAGCGCAAGCTGTCCAACGAGAAGCCGAAGGGTGAGACGGTGGACTACGACCAGCTCATCAAGTCCTGGCCGGCGTCGCCGCCGAAGAAGGCCGCGATGGCGCAGTGA
- a CDS encoding carbohydrate ABC transporter permease — protein sequence MLRARIVLTLYILFLMLPIYWLVNMSLKTNTEIVSGLTLWPHTLTFENYQRIFTDSSWYSGYLNSLQYVALNTVLSIALALPAAYAFSRYRFVGDKHLFFWLLSNRMAPAAVFALPFFNLYSAIGLFDTPLAVALAHCLFNVPLAVWILEGFMSGVPREIDETAYLDGYSFPRFFVKIFMPLVASGIGVTAFFCFMFSWVELLLARTLTSVDAKPIAATMTRTVSASGMDWGLLAAAGVLTILPGALVIWFVRNYIAKGFALGRV from the coding sequence ATGCTGCGCGCACGGATCGTCCTCACGCTCTACATCCTGTTCCTGATGCTGCCGATCTACTGGCTCGTGAACATGAGCCTGAAGACGAACACCGAGATCGTCAGCGGCCTGACGCTGTGGCCCCATACTTTGACCTTCGAGAATTACCAGCGAATCTTCACCGATTCGTCCTGGTACTCGGGCTATCTGAACTCGCTGCAGTATGTGGCGCTGAACACGGTGCTGTCGATCGCGCTGGCCCTGCCGGCGGCCTACGCCTTCTCGCGCTACCGCTTCGTGGGCGACAAGCATCTGTTCTTCTGGCTGCTGTCCAACCGCATGGCCCCGGCGGCGGTCTTCGCGCTGCCCTTCTTCAACCTCTATTCGGCCATCGGGCTGTTCGACACGCCACTCGCCGTGGCGCTGGCCCACTGCCTGTTCAATGTGCCGCTGGCGGTGTGGATCCTGGAGGGCTTCATGTCCGGGGTACCGCGGGAGATCGACGAAACCGCCTATCTCGACGGCTACAGCTTTCCGCGTTTCTTCGTGAAGATCTTCATGCCGCTGGTGGCCAGCGGGATCGGCGTCACCGCCTTCTTCTGCTTCATGTTCAGCTGGGTCGAGCTGCTGCTGGCGCGCACGCTGACCTCAGTGGACGCCAAGCCCATCGCGGCGACAATGACGCGCACCGTCTCGGCCTCCGGCATGGATTGGGGGCTGCTGGCGGCGGCGGGGGTGCTGACCATCCTGCCCGGCGCGCTGGTGATCTGGTTCGTGCGCAACTACATCGCCAAGGGCTTCGCCCTGGGCCGCGTCTGA
- a CDS encoding ABC transporter ATP-binding protein produces the protein MGLVLDKVSRHVGGHVHLENVSLSLERGSLNVLLGPTLSGKTSLMRLMAGLDVPSAGRVLVDGVDVTGRHVRERSVAMVYQQFINYPSLTVYENIASPLRVARRPKDEIDRKVREAARLLKLEPYLQRTPQQLSGGQQQRTAIARALVKEAQLVLLDEPLANLDYKLREELREELPKIFAATGAVFVYATTEPAEALLLRGNTATLWEGRLAQFGRTPDVYRRPANLTSARVFSDPPLNTMRVHKRGLQIVLATGEHGPARGVLAELPDDDYTIGFRADHLHLTRPHADAMSLSGAVAVSEITGSESFVHIDLPRTDGGTDRWVAVTRGVLEVEPGERIECFIDPRRLFVFGHDGRLAAAPPLVMAA, from the coding sequence GTGGGCTTGGTTCTGGACAAAGTCAGCAGGCATGTCGGCGGCCACGTTCACCTTGAGAACGTGTCGCTGAGCCTGGAGCGCGGGTCGCTGAACGTTCTGCTGGGGCCGACCCTGTCGGGCAAGACGTCGCTGATGCGGCTGATGGCCGGGCTGGACGTGCCCAGCGCCGGGCGCGTGCTGGTGGACGGGGTGGACGTGACGGGGCGGCACGTCCGCGAACGCTCCGTCGCCATGGTCTACCAGCAGTTCATCAACTATCCGTCCCTGACCGTCTACGAGAACATCGCCTCCCCCCTGCGGGTCGCCCGCCGGCCCAAGGACGAGATCGACCGGAAGGTGCGGGAGGCCGCCCGCCTGCTGAAGCTGGAGCCCTATCTGCAACGCACGCCGCAGCAGCTTTCCGGCGGCCAGCAGCAGCGCACCGCCATCGCCCGCGCCCTGGTCAAGGAGGCGCAACTCGTCCTGCTCGACGAGCCGCTGGCCAACCTGGACTACAAGCTGCGCGAGGAACTGCGGGAGGAGTTGCCGAAAATCTTCGCCGCGACCGGCGCGGTCTTCGTCTACGCGACGACGGAGCCGGCGGAGGCGCTCCTGCTCCGCGGCAACACGGCGACGCTGTGGGAGGGGCGGCTGGCGCAGTTCGGGCGCACGCCGGACGTTTACCGCCGCCCGGCCAACCTGACCAGCGCGCGCGTCTTCTCCGACCCGCCGCTCAACACCATGCGGGTGCACAAGCGCGGTCTGCAGATCGTGCTGGCGACCGGCGAGCACGGGCCGGCGCGCGGCGTCCTGGCGGAACTGCCGGACGACGACTACACCATCGGCTTCCGCGCCGACCACCTGCACCTGACACGGCCCCACGCCGACGCGATGTCCCTGAGCGGTGCCGTGGCGGTCAGCGAAATCACCGGTTCGGAGAGCTTCGTCCACATCGACCTGCCGCGCACCGATGGCGGAACCGACCGCTGGGTGGCCGTCACCCGCGGCGTTCTGGAGGTCGAGCCGGGCGAACGGATCGAGTGCTTCATCGACCCGCGGCGGCTGTTCGTGTTCGGCCATGACGGGCGGTTGGCCGCGGCGCCGCCGCTGGTCATGGCGGCGTGA
- a CDS encoding ABC transporter ATP-binding protein: MARIDLQSLGHSYTPNPKSDDDYALKPMTHVWEQGGAYALLGPSGCGKTTLLNIISGLLTPSEGRVLFDGKDVTALPTEARNIAQVFQFPVVYDTMTVYENLAFPLRNRGLRGAPLDARVREIAGLLDLTADLNRRGRNLTADAKQKISLGRGLVRPDVAAILFDEPLTVIDPHLKWELRSKLKALHRALDLTMIYVTHDQTEALTFADKVAVMHDGRVVQVGRPQELFERPAHVFVGHFIGSPGMNVLPAEVSGRAARVGGHVIALRRGYPALNGKAKIEIGVRPEFATLAPAGAGGVPVRVRRLDDLGRTRIARVELSGLPMAATVPEDLTLAGDEASLLLDPAMVHVYADGTLVEGEAA; encoded by the coding sequence ATGGCGCGCATCGACCTTCAATCCCTCGGCCACAGCTACACACCCAACCCGAAGAGTGACGACGACTACGCGCTGAAGCCGATGACCCATGTGTGGGAGCAGGGCGGGGCCTACGCGCTGCTCGGGCCGTCGGGCTGCGGCAAGACCACGCTGCTGAACATCATCTCCGGTCTGCTGACCCCCAGCGAGGGGCGGGTGCTGTTCGACGGCAAGGATGTGACGGCGCTGCCGACCGAGGCGCGCAACATCGCCCAGGTCTTCCAGTTCCCCGTCGTCTACGACACCATGACGGTCTATGAGAACCTCGCCTTCCCGCTGCGCAACCGCGGCCTGCGCGGGGCGCCGCTCGACGCGCGGGTGCGCGAGATCGCCGGGCTGCTCGACCTGACGGCGGACCTGAACCGGCGCGGGCGGAATCTGACCGCCGACGCCAAGCAGAAGATTTCGCTGGGGCGTGGGCTGGTCCGCCCGGACGTGGCGGCCATCCTGTTCGACGAGCCGCTGACCGTCATCGACCCTCATCTGAAATGGGAGTTGCGGTCGAAGCTGAAGGCGCTGCACCGTGCGCTCGACCTGACGATGATCTACGTGACCCATGACCAGACGGAGGCGCTCACCTTCGCCGACAAGGTGGCGGTGATGCATGACGGGCGCGTCGTCCAGGTGGGCCGCCCGCAGGAGCTTTTCGAGCGGCCCGCCCACGTCTTCGTCGGCCATTTCATTGGGTCGCCGGGCATGAACGTCCTGCCGGCCGAGGTGTCGGGCCGCGCCGCGCGGGTCGGCGGGCACGTCATCGCGCTGCGCCGCGGCTATCCGGCCCTGAATGGCAAGGCAAAGATCGAGATCGGCGTGCGGCCGGAATTCGCCACGCTGGCGCCCGCCGGGGCCGGCGGCGTGCCGGTGCGGGTGCGCCGGCTGGACGATCTGGGGCGCACGCGCATCGCGCGGGTGGAACTGTCGGGCCTGCCGATGGCGGCGACGGTGCCGGAGGATCTGACGCTGGCGGGGGACGAGGCGTCGCTGCTGCTCGACCCCGCCATGGTGCATGTCTACGCGGACGGAACGCTTGTGGAAGGGGAGGCGGCGTGA
- the glpD gene encoding glycerol-3-phosphate dehydrogenase, with product MAGVYDLAIVGGGINGCGIARDAAGRGCTVYLCEQKDLASGTSSASTKLIHGGLRYLEYYEFRLVREALREREVLWRMAPHIIWPLRFVLPHLPGLRPSWFLRLGLFLYDHLGGREKLPGTRGLDLRNHPAGKPLKPGFGRAFEYSDCWVDDARLVVLNAQDAARMGATIRTRTRFLSAVREDGLWTVTVEDARSGQRSSIRARALVNAAGPWVSEVMRQGARSTVDARIRLVQGSHIVVPKLFDHDRCYIFQNADKRIVFAIPYERDFTLIGTTDNDYQGDPADVRASEAEIAYLCAAAGDYFAKPVTPADVVWTYSGVRPLYDDGASTAQAATRDYVLALDAPGDGKAALLNIFGGKITTYRRLADAAITKLAPFLPKLAAGASDWSSAGTLPGGDFPPDGVAALVAELRGRAPFLPQPHLERLARTYGTHARRILDSAARPEDLGRDFGGTLTEAEVRYLMTEEWAENAEDVLWRRTKLGLRLDAAQAQALDAFMTEERSRRERASDAAE from the coding sequence ATGGCCGGGGTCTACGACCTTGCCATCGTCGGCGGCGGCATCAACGGCTGTGGCATTGCGCGCGATGCCGCGGGGCGGGGCTGCACCGTCTATCTGTGCGAACAGAAGGATCTGGCGTCGGGCACGTCCTCGGCCTCGACGAAGCTGATCCACGGCGGCCTGCGCTACCTGGAATATTACGAGTTCCGGCTGGTCCGCGAGGCGCTGCGCGAGCGCGAGGTGCTGTGGCGCATGGCGCCGCACATCATCTGGCCGCTGCGCTTCGTCCTGCCCCATCTGCCCGGCCTGCGGCCCTCCTGGTTCCTGCGGCTCGGCCTGTTCCTCTACGACCATCTCGGCGGGCGGGAAAAGCTGCCGGGCACGCGCGGGCTCGATCTGCGGAACCATCCGGCGGGGAAACCGCTGAAGCCTGGTTTCGGTCGCGCTTTCGAATATTCGGATTGCTGGGTCGACGACGCGCGTCTGGTGGTCCTGAACGCGCAGGACGCCGCGCGCATGGGCGCGACGATCCGCACCCGCACCCGCTTCTTGAGCGCCGTCCGCGAGGACGGGCTGTGGACCGTGACGGTGGAGGACGCGCGCAGCGGCCAGCGCAGCAGCATCCGCGCCCGCGCGTTGGTCAACGCCGCCGGCCCCTGGGTGTCGGAGGTGATGCGGCAGGGGGCGCGGTCCACGGTGGACGCGCGCATCCGTCTGGTCCAGGGCTCGCACATCGTGGTGCCGAAGCTGTTCGACCACGACCGCTGCTACATCTTCCAGAACGCTGACAAGCGCATCGTCTTCGCCATCCCCTACGAGCGCGACTTCACCCTGATCGGCACCACCGACAACGACTACCAGGGCGATCCGGCGGACGTCCGCGCGTCGGAGGCGGAGATCGCCTATCTCTGCGCCGCCGCCGGGGACTATTTTGCCAAGCCGGTGACCCCGGCCGACGTGGTGTGGACCTATTCCGGCGTCCGCCCGCTCTACGACGACGGCGCCTCGACGGCGCAGGCGGCGACCCGCGACTATGTGCTGGCGCTCGATGCGCCGGGCGACGGCAAGGCGGCGCTGCTCAACATATTCGGCGGCAAAATCACCACCTACCGCCGTCTGGCCGACGCGGCGATCACCAAGCTGGCGCCATTCCTGCCGAAGCTCGCAGCAGGAGCCTCGGACTGGAGCAGTGCCGGGACCCTGCCGGGCGGCGATTTCCCGCCGGACGGCGTCGCGGCGCTGGTCGCCGAGCTGCGCGGGAGGGCACCGTTCCTCCCGCAGCCTCATCTGGAGCGGCTGGCGCGCACCTACGGCACCCACGCCCGCCGGATTCTCGACAGCGCCGCGCGGCCGGAGGATCTGGGCCGCGACTTCGGTGGCACCCTGACCGAAGCCGAGGTCCGCTACCTGATGACGGAGGAATGGGCGGAGAACGCCGAGGACGTGCTGTGGCGCCGGACCAAGCTGGGGCTGCGGCTGGACGCCGCCCAGGCGCAGGCGCTCGACGCCTTCATGACGGAGGAGCGCAGCCGGAGGGAGAGGGCATCCGACGCCGCGGAATAG